In Paenibacillus sp. BIC5C1, a genomic segment contains:
- a CDS encoding DUF4180 domain-containing protein, with product MNITIDQQGSSKVAIIESNDIVINNAQDALDLMASVKYTDDAHKILIDKSNLTEDFFELKTKLAGDILQKYVNYQVKLAIVGDFDGYNSKSLRDFIYECNHGKHVFFLKTKEEALQALHNIG from the coding sequence ATGAATATAACTATTGATCAACAGGGCAGCTCCAAGGTTGCCATCATCGAAAGTAATGACATCGTTATTAACAATGCACAGGATGCACTGGATTTGATGGCCTCCGTGAAATACACGGATGACGCGCATAAAATCCTGATTGATAAATCCAACCTTACCGAAGACTTCTTCGAACTGAAGACGAAACTTGCGGGTGACATTTTGCAGAAATACGTGAATTATCAGGTGAAGCTTGCCATAGTCGGGGATTTTGACGGATACAACAGCAAAAGCCTCAGGGACTTCATCTATGAGTGCAACCATGGCAAGCATGTTTTCTTTTTGAAAACGAAAGAGGAAGCGCTTCAGGCATTGCATAATATCGGTTAA
- a CDS encoding DinB family protein, with amino-acid sequence MSDTNQLFGQALVKSLIGERGHIRIARALPDISVELASRKHEHMPYSIYQLVKHMHYWQQFMLEHLEGRKPQLPANVMESWPEETGPQDEAAWEADIQALLNGVDRAVTIAETVQLDDPLPYFPGETKAGLLRNIASHNSYHLGEIVLLRRFYGAWPPPGGGFPA; translated from the coding sequence ATGTCAGATACCAATCAGCTATTCGGACAAGCCCTGGTCAAATCACTAATCGGAGAACGCGGACATATTCGTATCGCACGCGCTCTACCGGATATTAGCGTAGAACTAGCTAGTCGCAAACATGAACATATGCCATACAGTATCTATCAATTGGTGAAACATATGCATTACTGGCAACAATTCATGTTGGAGCATTTGGAAGGAAGAAAGCCGCAGCTTCCAGCGAATGTGATGGAGAGCTGGCCAGAAGAGACGGGCCCTCAGGATGAAGCTGCGTGGGAGGCGGATATTCAGGCATTACTGAATGGGGTGGATCGAGCGGTAACGATTGCCGAAACGGTTCAGTTGGATGACCCACTGCCGTATTTCCCAGGCGAAACCAAAGCCGGACTTCTGCGCAACATCGCATCTCATAACTCGTACCATCTGGGCGAGATTGTGCTGCTGCGTCGCTTCTACGGTGCATGGCCGCCACCAGGAGGCGGATTCCCGGCCTAA
- a CDS encoding sensor histidine kinase yields MRNWVRNENVQMLAVALATAVGALFKINPFREDYFRIGLGVSILLFLLMIMPHLSYVKTGILAGIANFIFQSADLLNHVNSISIIESMQDNLGAGMYYVVFTYGLSKFKDRFHEIPPLLLGGLITCIDFSSNLVELFIRGVLSGTNIFYMKEWLYLLVLGSLRSYFIIGLYNSFAVRQMRLLHAEQEKRMEQMLSVNSGLYGEVFYLKKAMNTIEGIAVDSYDLYRDLREQDLNQYSQRTLGIAQQIHEVKKDSQRILAGLLKLYDSEKSVNMSLSEVLNFATKGNRKYSEMLNKKIEIHIEQHYDCDSPYYIPLLTVMNNLIANAVEAIENEGTIRIRVLQQDGNVHFEVIDSGKGVPEAKRDVIFEPGYTTKFNEVGIAATGIGLSHVRDIVQSLEGRIRVESTSQGDRGSAFVVSIPKANLIKDAHGQTHM; encoded by the coding sequence ATGCGTAATTGGGTTCGAAACGAAAATGTGCAAATGCTTGCTGTTGCTCTTGCTACAGCAGTGGGAGCACTTTTTAAAATAAATCCATTTCGGGAGGATTACTTCCGGATTGGTTTGGGTGTTAGTATACTTTTATTTTTGCTGATGATCATGCCACATCTGTCTTATGTGAAGACGGGAATATTGGCAGGGATTGCGAACTTCATTTTTCAATCGGCTGATTTACTGAATCATGTGAATTCGATCTCGATTATCGAAAGCATGCAGGATAATCTGGGCGCGGGAATGTATTATGTCGTGTTCACCTACGGCCTCAGCAAGTTCAAGGACAGATTCCATGAAATACCGCCTCTCCTGCTGGGTGGATTAATTACTTGTATTGATTTTTCATCTAATCTCGTGGAGCTTTTCATTCGCGGTGTCTTGAGTGGGACGAATATCTTTTATATGAAAGAATGGCTTTATCTGCTGGTACTCGGTAGTTTGCGCAGCTATTTTATCATCGGACTGTATAACAGCTTTGCGGTAAGGCAGATGCGATTGCTGCATGCGGAGCAAGAGAAGCGGATGGAGCAGATGCTAAGTGTGAACTCAGGTCTGTACGGTGAAGTCTTTTATCTGAAAAAAGCCATGAATACGATTGAAGGCATTGCCGTAGACAGTTACGATCTTTATCGGGATCTCAGAGAGCAGGACTTGAACCAATATAGCCAGCGGACGCTCGGTATTGCCCAACAGATTCATGAGGTCAAAAAGGATTCCCAACGTATCCTGGCAGGTCTGTTGAAATTGTATGATAGCGAAAAATCAGTGAATATGAGTCTTTCCGAGGTACTGAACTTTGCGACCAAAGGAAACCGGAAATATAGTGAAATGCTGAACAAAAAGATTGAAATCCATATTGAGCAGCACTATGATTGCGACTCCCCTTACTACATTCCTCTCTTGACGGTGATGAACAATCTGATTGCTAATGCCGTGGAAGCCATTGAGAATGAAGGAACGATCCGGATTCGAGTTTTGCAGCAGGATGGAAATGTGCATTTTGAAGTCATCGATTCTGGAAAAGGGGTACCAGAGGCGAAGCGAGACGTAATTTTCGAGCCAGGGTATACGACCAAGTTCAATGAAGTGGGCATAGCAGCAACCGGAATCGGCCTGTCCCATGTACGTGATATCGTTCAGTCCCTGGAAGGAAGAATCAGGGTGGAATCGACTTCGCAAGGCGATAGGGGCTCCGCATTTGTCGTATCCATTCCCAAAGCGAATTTAATTAAGGATGCCCATGGTCAAACTCATATGTAG
- a CDS encoding response regulator, whose protein sequence is MKVILVDDERLALIGLRKSIERELDGVEVVATYSDSTEVMTGVLLHRPDVVFLDIHMPEIDGLDLGRQIQAAAPGVEIIFVTSYDQYAVRAFELYALDYIMKPIQQGRLRQTLLRVNEKLKLKRVNITRDIKLPLICCFNQIRFKLPGMDAQTVKWRTSKAQELFAYLLHHRNQMVYRSTLLELLWPEFEESKVQHQLYTTIYHVRRTLKAHHMDMITIRSGDLEAGYRLETGDAQLDTELWESEMRQWKVVDDSTAEAFERVLRMYEGTYLGNYEYVWAEHERERLRYLWLYHMRQLSDFYEQRGMQRKAIEVAESIQNMLPHEEESYFALMRLYDSMNEVLGVEEQYRLLTSRMEQNLDMPVSENIKEWYHRWKSGIPIT, encoded by the coding sequence GTGAAAGTCATATTGGTTGACGATGAGCGATTGGCACTGATTGGGCTTAGAAAATCGATAGAACGTGAATTAGACGGTGTGGAAGTGGTTGCTACATATTCCGATTCGACAGAGGTGATGACAGGCGTACTTCTTCATCGGCCTGATGTTGTGTTTCTGGATATCCATATGCCGGAAATCGACGGGTTGGATCTGGGTCGGCAGATTCAGGCGGCTGCGCCGGGTGTCGAAATTATTTTTGTGACCAGTTATGACCAATATGCTGTACGTGCTTTTGAGCTGTATGCGTTGGATTATATCATGAAGCCGATCCAACAAGGGCGTCTGCGTCAAACCTTATTACGGGTAAATGAAAAATTAAAATTAAAGCGTGTGAATATAACACGTGATATCAAGTTGCCGTTAATTTGCTGTTTTAATCAGATTCGGTTCAAGCTTCCGGGTATGGACGCACAGACTGTCAAATGGCGTACCAGCAAAGCACAGGAATTGTTCGCCTATTTACTGCATCATCGCAATCAGATGGTCTACCGAAGCACGCTGCTGGAACTTCTCTGGCCAGAATTTGAAGAATCCAAGGTGCAGCATCAGTTGTATACGACAATCTATCACGTGCGTCGCACGCTAAAAGCTCATCACATGGATATGATTACGATTCGGAGCGGAGACCTAGAAGCCGGTTACAGGCTTGAAACAGGGGATGCGCAACTGGATACTGAACTGTGGGAAAGCGAGATGCGCCAGTGGAAGGTTGTCGATGACAGTACAGCCGAGGCTTTCGAGCGGGTGTTAAGGATGTACGAAGGCACGTATCTCGGGAATTACGAGTATGTCTGGGCTGAACATGAACGGGAAAGACTGCGTTACTTATGGTTGTATCATATGAGACAGCTATCTGATTTCTACGAGCAGCGGGGAATGCAAAGGAAGGCCATTGAAGTTGCTGAAAGCATTCAGAACATGCTTCCCCACGAAGAAGAAAGCTACTTTGCATTGATGAGGCTTTATGATTCCATGAATGAGGTTCTTGGTGTAGAAGAACAATATCGTCTTCTAACGAGCAGAATGGAGCAGAACCTCGATATGCCGGTTAGTGAAAATATCAAGGAATGGTACCATCGCTGGAAATCCGGTATTCCTATTACGTAA
- a CDS encoding SDR family NAD(P)-dependent oxidoreductase codes for MGRLDNKVAIITGGASGIGEGMVDLFAKEGAIVIAADINEEALEKASQKENVYGMKLNVSSDEDWEILAKVVNERFGKIDILVNNAGISSEKPFEEIDAQDWQKMLSINGFGPFAGMKHVAPYMAAQKKGSIVNISSYTALIGQGFNHYSASKGAVRALSKAAATTFGRQGVRVNALFPGIIETPMTQALNTSKELLDRLIQATPLQRLGQAVDIANAALFLASDDSSYITGSELVIDGGYSAQ; via the coding sequence ATGGGAAGATTAGATAATAAAGTCGCTATTATTACTGGTGGAGCTTCAGGAATTGGTGAAGGCATGGTGGATCTCTTTGCAAAGGAAGGCGCCATCGTTATTGCTGCAGACATTAATGAGGAAGCGCTGGAGAAAGCAAGCCAAAAAGAGAATGTGTACGGAATGAAGTTGAATGTTTCCTCGGATGAAGATTGGGAGATATTGGCGAAAGTAGTGAACGAACGTTTTGGCAAAATTGATATTCTGGTCAACAATGCAGGCATTTCCTCTGAGAAGCCGTTTGAGGAGATCGATGCACAGGATTGGCAGAAAATGCTCTCCATTAATGGCTTTGGCCCATTTGCTGGTATGAAACATGTAGCTCCTTATATGGCAGCACAAAAGAAAGGGTCCATCGTCAATATCTCTTCATACACCGCTTTGATTGGACAAGGCTTTAACCACTATTCAGCATCCAAAGGCGCGGTACGCGCATTATCCAAAGCGGCGGCAACAACCTTTGGTCGTCAAGGTGTTCGGGTCAATGCTCTCTTCCCTGGGATCATCGAAACACCAATGACTCAAGCCTTGAACACATCGAAGGAACTGCTTGACCGACTCATTCAGGCAACGCCTCTGCAACGTCTGGGGCAGGCTGTCGATATTGCCAACGCTGCATTGTTCCTGGCATCAGATGATTCTTCGTACATTACAGGATCTGAGCTGGTTATCGATGGTGGATACTCAGCCCAATAG
- a CDS encoding TetR/AcrR family transcriptional regulator, with protein sequence MNGIGGSILRKGQITKEHIIRESAALFNTKGYTGASLSKIIERCGVRKGGIYNHFETKDEIALAAFDYSVSQMLQFHSQALEGVTNSKDKLLAICGVYIDMMENNTLEGGCPLLNTAVESDDAHPLLKERAQHAMTNLLNELTQVLVQGVEQKEFRADIALEEVSSNIIAIIEGGVMLSKLYEDSKYIRYAVQHITRFMDDRILIQ encoded by the coding sequence ATGAATGGAATAGGGGGGAGCATTCTGCGCAAAGGCCAAATCACCAAAGAACATATCATTCGTGAGTCGGCAGCACTTTTCAACACCAAGGGATACACCGGTGCCTCCCTGTCTAAAATTATAGAACGTTGTGGCGTTCGAAAGGGTGGAATTTATAATCATTTTGAAACTAAAGATGAGATAGCACTGGCTGCTTTTGATTACTCGGTATCACAGATGCTGCAATTCCATTCACAGGCTCTTGAAGGTGTAACAAATTCCAAAGACAAACTACTCGCCATATGCGGTGTTTATATTGATATGATGGAAAACAATACGCTGGAAGGAGGATGCCCCCTACTAAATACTGCGGTGGAAAGTGATGATGCACATCCTTTGCTGAAAGAAAGGGCACAGCATGCCATGACCAATCTGCTGAATGAGCTGACACAGGTCCTAGTTCAGGGTGTGGAGCAAAAGGAATTCAGAGCAGATATTGCACTGGAGGAAGTAAGCAGCAACATCATCGCCATTATCGAGGGGGGCGTTATGCTAAGTAAGCTGTATGAAGATAGCAAGTATATTCGGTATGCTGTGCAACATATCACCCGATTTATGGATGACCGAATATTAATTCAATAA
- a CDS encoding MBL fold metallo-hydrolase, with the protein MTLTIQHIRHATSLITIQGKTILLDPMLSDAGELPPIPFTRHIRRNPTVPLPVRLETFDHIDAILVTHLHVDHFDKTAKKILSKKIPVLCQPEDQQRIISWGFENVFPIEQFRHWEGIDFTRIRGQHAKGKIAKLLGPVCGFILNTPDDGSLYIVGDCVLTDQIKQVFHQHKPRICIVNAPNAQLLFGSVITMVPEDIGTILKISPSTKVVAVHMDAIRHCTSSRVDMLHYMGLQHLLNSVVIPADGERICF; encoded by the coding sequence ATGACCCTAACCATTCAACATATCCGCCACGCTACCTCCCTCATCACCATACAAGGAAAAACGATTCTGCTCGATCCAATGTTAAGTGATGCAGGAGAACTTCCGCCTATCCCCTTCACACGTCATATTCGTAGAAACCCTACGGTCCCACTACCTGTGCGACTGGAAACCTTCGATCACATTGATGCGATACTCGTTACACATTTGCATGTCGACCACTTTGACAAAACGGCAAAAAAGATACTGAGCAAAAAGATACCTGTACTTTGCCAGCCGGAGGATCAACAACGCATTATATCGTGGGGGTTCGAGAATGTATTCCCGATCGAGCAGTTCAGACACTGGGAGGGTATAGATTTTACAAGAATTCGTGGTCAGCACGCAAAAGGAAAAATCGCAAAACTGCTTGGCCCCGTATGCGGGTTCATCTTGAACACACCTGACGACGGATCATTGTATATTGTGGGTGATTGTGTCCTTACAGATCAGATTAAGCAAGTGTTCCATCAGCACAAACCCCGGATATGCATCGTCAATGCACCAAACGCTCAACTGTTATTTGGTTCCGTCATTACCATGGTACCCGAGGATATCGGTACAATCTTGAAGATTTCACCTTCCACCAAAGTTGTCGCTGTACATATGGATGCCATTCGACATTGTACTTCATCCCGGGTGGATATGTTGCATTACATGGGACTGCAACACCTGCTGAATTCTGTTGTCATCCCGGCGGATGGTGAAAGGATCTGCTTTTAA
- a CDS encoding ATP-binding protein yields MRWAWSVIFYVSNDHMAVQGVLDLRGVDLDNSPAMFANGEWDFYPGELLTYRDIKEREEQAGTIVIPGSWRDSLHQEEGSSFGYGTYRLRILTDPLQTPVEFWFKGIQSSSEIELNGETIGGAGQVATNEEDYTPDRTSYISTYEQAGATSMDLIIRVANYDHPYKGGVIKPVRFGSEDAVEFVRGHSIAFQLAIFLILIFHTVYAAILYALHPQEKALFVAAVLTLSVAITIMVGHDNMLLQWLPINFTWSIKIRVISVLWQNVCILLLFQRLSAVNLRKSWFRFYLIVTIIYSFILAVLPVRTVYTIIHYNLVNALMLASIVWFGYLVIQMMIRSQKDHDLIFLLLTAAGILSNVLWSAFESNQSSSTVYYPIDLVLAIIGFSSYWFKKYFRNAREIIDLYTELKKADKIKDQFLANTSHELQTPLHGIMSIAQNLVTQQKDRFDQRSLKDMELLITISRRMSNLLGDLLDVVRLKEQRIVLSQERLSIQSVVPGVISMLQFMAERKPVSLRMEIPESFPLIWADEKRLVQILYNLLHNAMKYTEAGAVTVHAEIHGGRAFVHIADTGGGMDEATCSRIFLPYEQGADGINDGQGIGLGLSICKQLVELHGGVLTVQSEPGEGSVFSFDVPIAKGVSVSHPQLVRTEQEADHSNHDTMDQWIIHASDEQLEVATGLEHLPFSQETTASILVVDDDPVNLDVLTSMLSTEAYTIVTAHSGQEAMELLGTRQWDLLIADVMMPQMSGYELTQKIRELFSMSELPVLLLTARSQQPDIYTGFASGANDYVKKPVDALELKYRIRALITLNRSIKERVRIEAAYLQAQIQPHFLFNTLNSLMVLSDIDTEHMRKLGEAFSSYLRISFNYLNTGELVKLSHELELVQAYLFIEQTRFEDRLTIEWNVEPNLQLTLPPLSIQPLIENAVRHGLLNKKKGGTVYLTITQQEGYTRIEVRDNGIGMAPDKVARLQDARLNGTGGIGIANTHRRLTQLYGGKGLVIVSKLGEGTVVSFDIPMVGGL; encoded by the coding sequence ATGCGATGGGCCTGGTCAGTCATTTTTTACGTTTCCAATGACCATATGGCTGTACAAGGCGTTCTCGACCTGCGTGGAGTCGACCTGGATAACTCTCCCGCGATGTTTGCCAATGGAGAATGGGATTTCTATCCCGGAGAGCTATTAACGTACAGGGACATTAAGGAAAGGGAGGAACAAGCGGGTACTATCGTTATTCCTGGTTCATGGCGGGATTCCCTCCATCAAGAAGAAGGAAGTTCATTCGGATATGGGACGTATCGACTTCGTATTTTGACTGATCCGCTCCAGACACCAGTCGAGTTCTGGTTCAAGGGTATTCAGAGTTCATCCGAGATTGAACTTAACGGAGAAACGATTGGTGGGGCAGGACAGGTAGCGACGAATGAGGAAGATTATACGCCGGATAGAACTTCATACATTTCCACCTATGAACAGGCTGGAGCTACGTCAATGGATTTGATCATTCGTGTGGCCAACTATGATCACCCCTATAAAGGTGGAGTCATTAAACCTGTGCGTTTTGGTTCTGAGGATGCAGTGGAGTTTGTACGTGGACATTCTATCGCCTTTCAGTTGGCTATTTTTCTTATTCTCATTTTTCATACCGTTTACGCAGCTATTCTTTATGCACTACATCCCCAGGAAAAGGCTCTGTTTGTTGCTGCGGTGTTAACCCTGTCAGTAGCTATCACGATTATGGTTGGTCATGATAATATGCTGCTGCAATGGCTTCCCATTAATTTTACCTGGAGTATCAAAATAAGGGTCATCTCTGTATTGTGGCAAAATGTGTGCATTCTCTTATTATTCCAAAGGTTATCAGCGGTCAACCTGCGTAAATCATGGTTCCGCTTTTACTTGATTGTAACGATCATCTATAGTTTTATCTTGGCCGTTTTGCCTGTGAGGACAGTGTATACCATCATTCACTACAATCTAGTTAATGCACTTATGCTGGCATCCATTGTGTGGTTCGGGTATCTCGTGATTCAGATGATGATCCGAAGTCAGAAGGACCATGACCTAATATTTCTTCTGCTTACCGCTGCAGGCATCCTGTCCAACGTTCTATGGAGTGCCTTTGAGAGCAATCAGAGCAGCAGTACTGTATATTATCCGATTGATCTTGTACTGGCGATTATTGGCTTCTCTTCTTATTGGTTCAAGAAGTATTTCCGGAATGCCAGGGAAATCATTGATTTGTACACAGAGTTAAAGAAGGCAGACAAAATTAAAGACCAGTTTCTTGCCAATACTTCACATGAGCTTCAAACACCGCTGCACGGCATTATGAGTATTGCACAAAATCTGGTCACCCAACAGAAGGATCGATTCGATCAGCGCAGTCTGAAGGATATGGAATTATTGATTACCATCAGCCGGCGGATGTCTAATCTGTTGGGGGACCTGCTTGATGTGGTTCGTTTGAAAGAACAGCGCATTGTGCTCAGTCAGGAGCGGCTGTCCATTCAGTCTGTTGTACCTGGCGTTATCTCGATGTTGCAATTCATGGCAGAGCGCAAACCCGTCAGCCTCAGGATGGAGATACCGGAGTCATTTCCTTTAATATGGGCAGATGAGAAGAGACTTGTTCAAATTTTGTATAATCTGCTACATAACGCGATGAAGTATACAGAGGCAGGAGCTGTCACTGTGCATGCAGAAATTCACGGCGGCCGTGCGTTTGTACATATTGCTGATACAGGGGGCGGCATGGATGAGGCAACCTGTTCACGAATATTCCTTCCTTACGAGCAAGGGGCTGACGGAATCAATGATGGACAGGGAATTGGTCTTGGATTGAGCATCTGCAAGCAGCTTGTGGAATTACATGGTGGAGTACTGACAGTTCAGTCTGAACCAGGGGAAGGTTCCGTGTTCAGCTTTGATGTGCCAATAGCAAAGGGGGTTAGCGTCTCGCACCCGCAGCTTGTTCGGACAGAGCAAGAGGCAGATCATTCAAATCACGACACCATGGATCAATGGATCATTCATGCTTCGGATGAACAGTTGGAAGTGGCTACCGGATTGGAGCATCTGCCATTTTCACAGGAGACTACAGCTTCCATTCTGGTGGTTGATGATGATCCGGTTAATTTGGATGTCCTCACAAGTATGCTATCCACGGAAGCCTATACCATTGTTACTGCCCACTCGGGACAGGAGGCCATGGAGCTATTAGGAACACGACAATGGGATCTGCTTATCGCGGATGTGATGATGCCTCAGATGTCAGGGTATGAGCTAACACAGAAGATCAGGGAACTATTTTCAATGTCAGAATTACCTGTGTTACTGTTGACCGCACGGAGCCAGCAGCCTGATATCTATACGGGATTTGCTTCAGGAGCCAATGATTATGTAAAGAAGCCTGTAGATGCACTTGAATTAAAATATCGAATCCGGGCACTGATCACATTAAATCGTTCCATTAAGGAACGAGTGCGCATAGAAGCTGCTTACTTACAAGCTCAAATCCAGCCGCATTTCCTGTTCAATACACTCAACTCCCTAATGGTATTAAGTGATATCGATACCGAACATATGAGAAAGTTAGGCGAAGCCTTCTCATCCTATCTGCGAATCAGCTTCAATTATCTGAATACCGGTGAATTGGTGAAGTTGTCCCACGAGTTGGAACTGGTACAAGCTTATCTGTTTATTGAACAGACACGCTTTGAAGATCGGTTGACGATTGAATGGAATGTGGAGCCGAATCTGCAATTGACCCTACCTCCGCTATCTATTCAGCCATTGATCGAGAATGCCGTTAGACACGGACTGTTAAATAAGAAAAAAGGCGGTACGGTGTATCTGACTATTACTCAACAAGAAGGGTATACCCGTATTGAAGTAAGGGATAATGGCATAGGTATGGCGCCGGATAAGGTTGCCCGGTTGCAAGATGCCAGGCTGAATGGAACTGGCGGAATCGGAATTGCCAATACCCATCGCAGGTTAACCCAATTGTACGGCGGTAAGGGATTGGTGATTGTAAGCAAGCTGGGTGAAGGGACGGTTGTATCGTTTGATATTCCGATGGTAGGTGGATTATGA
- a CDS encoding MarR family winged helix-turn-helix transcriptional regulator, translating to MEEQNIFELIHNMDNFTNKLIIQWNKSFNEDLGVSHVLVLSHLNQNGKSRPSDIAKLLGLTPPTLSYLADKLVAKKLALRMVDEADRRIIYLNITDKGIEVLERAILEGQKLRKNLFQKLTQEDRAQLVNIFEKMNRDD from the coding sequence ATGGAAGAACAGAACATTTTTGAGCTCATACACAACATGGACAATTTCACCAATAAATTGATTATACAGTGGAACAAATCGTTTAATGAGGACCTCGGCGTCTCTCATGTGCTTGTACTCAGTCATCTCAATCAAAATGGAAAAAGTCGACCTTCGGATATTGCCAAACTACTGGGCCTGACCCCGCCAACGCTCAGCTATTTAGCTGATAAGCTGGTTGCCAAGAAATTAGCCCTCAGGATGGTAGATGAAGCTGACCGCCGCATTATATATTTGAACATTACCGATAAAGGGATCGAAGTCCTCGAAAGAGCAATATTGGAGGGGCAGAAGCTGCGTAAAAATTTATTCCAGAAACTGACCCAAGAGGATCGAGCACAATTAGTTAATATTTTTGAGAAGATGAATCGGGATGATTGA
- a CDS encoding SDR family NAD(P)-dependent oxidoreductase — protein sequence MLRMKDKVALVTGGASGIGLSAAQLMAREGAKVVIADFNVNGAKEAAANIQAQGGEAVAVFVDAGDEFSIKEAVEFTVQQYGKLTSLFNNVGLTNLKKDLDVVNVDLDEWDRLMNVNLKSVLLGCRFAIPHMIEAGEGSIINTASMAGFTGDAVRVAYGASKAGVVNLTRYIATQYGKHNIRCNAVAPGLILTPAAQNNMPPDVLDMFAKYNALPYHGEPDDIGYTVVFLASDESKFITGQTIQVEGGHYIANPTVPDFEQFMKSHNPTNN from the coding sequence ATGTTAAGAATGAAAGACAAAGTAGCCCTTGTAACTGGAGGCGCTTCTGGAATAGGATTGTCCGCAGCCCAATTGATGGCGAGAGAAGGAGCAAAAGTCGTTATTGCTGATTTCAATGTCAATGGGGCAAAGGAAGCGGCAGCGAATATTCAGGCTCAAGGCGGAGAAGCAGTAGCCGTTTTTGTTGATGCCGGAGACGAATTTTCGATTAAGGAAGCTGTCGAGTTTACGGTGCAACAATATGGTAAACTCACGAGTCTGTTCAACAATGTTGGCCTGACCAATCTGAAGAAGGATTTGGATGTGGTTAACGTAGATTTGGACGAGTGGGATCGGCTGATGAATGTGAATCTGAAAAGCGTGTTGCTCGGTTGTAGATTCGCCATCCCTCATATGATTGAAGCGGGTGAAGGTTCCATCATTAATACAGCCTCCATGGCTGGCTTTACTGGCGATGCGGTTCGGGTTGCCTATGGTGCCTCAAAAGCAGGAGTTGTTAATCTGACAAGGTATATTGCCACCCAATATGGCAAGCATAACATTCGTTGCAATGCTGTTGCGCCCGGATTGATCTTGACCCCGGCAGCCCAGAACAATATGCCTCCGGACGTATTGGATATGTTCGCAAAATATAACGCACTGCCTTATCACGGTGAGCCCGATGATATTGGATACACCGTCGTATTCCTGGCCTCAGATGAGTCCAAATTCATTACCGGACAGACCATTCAGGTTGAGGGCGGCCATTATATTGCCAATCCAACCGTTCCGGATTTTGAACAGTTTATGAAATCACACAATCCGACTAACAACTAA